The DNA window AATCAAAATCCAGAACCGAcgaagaaatgatgaatatttaCAAAAAGTGGATGGTAGAGAATGGAAAAGTGTACAACGGAATAGATGAATTTGAAAAACGTTTCGAAATTTTTAAGGATAATTTGGTCTTCATAGATGCTCATAACTCCGAGAACCGGACCTACAAGGTTGGATTGAACGTGTTTTCCGATCTGACCGATGAAGAGTACCGATCCTACTACCTCGGCATGAAATATGATGCCGATCTCCAATCTGTCCAGTCAGAGCTGGACAGCCAAAGGTATGCTGTGTCATCAGGTGAAATTCTCCCGGAGTCGGTTGATTGGAGGACGAAAGGCGCCGTCTCACCGATTAAGAACCAGGGAAAATGCGGTAAGATTTCTAAATTAGAAAGTTAGTATGACTCCAAGTCATTCAATCAAACTATTGAACAACTAAGATAACTAATTCTATAAGTGGATTTTAGTCAATATCAATTAAACTTAGCTATAATTCTTCCTTCAATTAACAGACTTTTTAGGTCGGAAAGCAGACtaactaataaaataagagGTTTTCGAAAATCAAAGTTTGAAAGCtgctacttttattttttattcccAGAGAAGATAACTagtattattgttataaaaaaaatattgtgatatataatacttgatatataataaattatattttttttttgactattATGTAGATTAATTTGTCTCTATCTATAGTTTCGGCTATTTCCATTTTTaaagagaacaaaataaaagtaaaaaatatttgtctcagagtaatttaacaattttggaacaatttgataaaaatataaagtcaaAAGTAGGTGCCTaagatgaaaataatttaatagtattaGAACAATTCAATTCACTagctttttaataaattaattacaaaaatatatatatgaataatataacTAAAATCACAGGTTTGATTCTCATTTAAGATACCTCATGTTGGAGTAAATGTcattttattatatggttaaTTCTAGTTAAGGATGCGAAGAAATGAggttaaaaaatatagttttggaACAATTtgagttcatatatatattttgatcttgtttgtgttgttttttaaaatattaggaaGTTGTTGGGCTTTCTCGGCGATTGCAGCGGTGGAAAGTATCAACAAGATAGTAACAGGACAACTGATTGATTTGTCGGAGCAAGAACTTATTGACTGCGATCGAGCTAGCCTAGGCTGCTTAGCCGGGTACATTCTTACTGCATTCCAATTCATTATTCGCAATGGTGGTATAGACACGGAAAAGGATTATCCTTATCGAGAAGCCAAAGGCACCTGCAATGCCACTAAGGTTATCATGAGCTTGACTTTGGGgcttgttaatttttataagtctGTCTAGCTAACCATTTGGTTGATTGATTGCAGATGAAATCAAAGGTGGTGAGCATAGACGGTTGGGAAAGAGTACCACCCTACGACGAAAATAGTTTAAAGAAAGCTGTCGCACAGCAGCCCATCAGCGTTGGCATTGAAGCTTATGGCAAGGAATTCAAAAATTATGTCTCGGTACGTAAGTAgtgaaaagttattatattttggattttgagATCGATCTATATATTATAAGTGAATGTTTTGTGATTCTTTTGGTTATGGAAGGGTATTTTCACGGGATACTGCAGAACCTCCCTAGATCATGCACTGGTGGTGGTGGGATATGGCAGTGAAAAAGGACTTGATTATTGGATAGTGAAGAATTCATGGGGAACGAATTGGGGTGAAAAAGGATATATGAGGATCGAGCGGAACAATGTTCCTAGCGGTAAGGGAAAAGGGAAATGCGGCATAGCTGTACAAGGTTTTTATCCCACAAAAAAAGGAAATGCCGGAGTAGGAGACGGTGTCGTTAGTACAGCATGAACGTAgcaattaaattaaagtatcCAAATCTAAGTTAAAATAAggtggaggtggtggtggtcacttcttttgtttttgttgttattatgtatttaataaactgatcatgttttattaataaatctaCCATGATCACATGTATTtgcataattaataatataaataaaatattatttatttataaatattttaaataaaattaatattatttaaatttaatt is part of the Impatiens glandulifera chromosome 1, dImpGla2.1, whole genome shotgun sequence genome and encodes:
- the LOC124922314 gene encoding ervatamin-B-like is translated as MTTPATTILLLFLALFSASLSLMMADMSIIEYDNNHQSKSRTDEEMMNIYKKWMVENGKVYNGIDEFEKRFEIFKDNLVFIDAHNSENRTYKVGLNVFSDLTDEEYRSYYLGMKYDADLQSVQSELDSQRYAVSSGEILPESVDWRTKGAVSPIKNQGKCGSCWAFSAIAAVESINKIVTGQLIDLSEQELIDCDRASLGCLAGYILTAFQFIIRNGGIDTEKDYPYREAKGTCNATKMKSKVVSIDGWERVPPYDENSLKKAVAQQPISVGIEAYGKEFKNYVSGIFTGYCRTSLDHALVVVGYGSEKGLDYWIVKNSWGTNWGEKGYMRIERNNVPSGKGKGKCGIAVQGFYPTKKGNAGVGDGVVSTA